A stretch of DNA from Desmospora activa DSM 45169:
TAGTTATGTCGCTGTGACCGGAGCACCTGATCCTGTTCATGAAAATCACGGCTCTGCACAAGAGGACACCAAGGATCACGGCGGACATGAGCATCACGATATGACGGCGGGAGAGAGCGAAGTGTCCCCATCCATAACCGCCGAAGGTAACGAGTTGACTATCACGTTGAAAGACAAAGAGGGAAATCCGTTGTCAGAGAAGGATCTGGAAGTAAACCATGAACGCCTTCTTCATTTGATCGTTGTCAGCCAAGATCTGCAACAATATGAACATCTGCATCCCCGATTGGTGAAAAACGGTGTGTTTGAAGTAAAGGCTTCCTTGCCAGCGGGTTCCTACCAAGCGTTTGTCGATATTAAACCAAAACAGCTTGCCTATGAAGTGGAGCCCCTATCCTTTCAAGTGGGTGAAAAAAAGGGAAAACACGCGGATTTAAAACCGGATGACGACTTTACCCAGACCGTTCGCGAAACGACCGTTACGATGAGGCCGACGTCTTTGCAAGCCGGCAAACCGGTTACCCTCAATTTCTCGTTGCAAGGTGGAAAGCCGGAGCCGTATTTGGGGGCGCTGGGTCACGTGGTAATTCTGGACGAAGGGGCGGAGAAGTTTATCCACGTCCATCCGGTATCCGATGAAGAGACACGGTTCACCACAACATTTGAGCAACCGGGCATTTATAAAATCTGGGGAGAGTTTAAAGTCGACGGTGAGGTGAAGGTATATCCCTTTGTGGTGGAAGTGAAGTAGAGATTGGGGGAGGAAGGGATGGATGGAGTTAGAGGACGTACGCAAACATGTGCTGATTTGCAATGGAAGCACGTGTCTGAAGAACGGTGGAAAAGAAGTGGCACAAGCGATCCGGGCTGAAATTAAAAATCAAGCGATTGATGACATTCATACCACCTTGACTCGATGCAACGGTCGGTGCATCGATGCTTGTACGGTCATCACCTATCCCGACGGAATTTGGTACAAAAAGATGACCCCACAGTGGGGAGCACAATTAATCCGCTGTCTGAAGAAAGGGGAATCCCTTTCTGTCTCCGTAGCCTACTCATATGACGGAGAGCGGTTTACGGGTTGGGAAGCGATGGCGGACCAAGAAATTGTGTCTTCAATTACTCCTGCGGAAATGCAAGAGGAAAAGGTTGATCTCTCCTCTTCTGATAAGCACAAATAGGTACTTCTAATGAAAGAAAGCCCATCAGAAATGGGCTTTTTCTTATTCATGTCCACCGTGACCGCCGCCGTCTTCGGGGGTGATCTCCAACATCTGGTCAATCATTCCTTGTGTAGTGAAGGGGATCGTTTTTTCGGAACCGATGACATATGCGTGATTGTACGGCCCGACGGTGGGATCATCCTCAAATGTAGGTTGTAGGCTCATCAGATATTGGTGTATTGGTTCAGACAGGGCTTCTTTATCCAACAGAAGCATGGGAGCGTGTTTGCCCATGTGGGAGAAGGGTGCGCTTGCGATCGCTGCATCCACGTTGTCTGTACGGTTAAAGGTTAGGCCGTGGCCGGGATCGGTTACCCCCCAGCCGAATTTGGTGGACTTGTCCTTGTATTTGGCGA
This window harbors:
- a CDS encoding (2Fe-2S) ferredoxin domain-containing protein, producing MELEDVRKHVLICNGSTCLKNGGKEVAQAIRAEIKNQAIDDIHTTLTRCNGRCIDACTVITYPDGIWYKKMTPQWGAQLIRCLKKGESLSVSVAYSYDGERFTGWEAMADQEIVSSITPAEMQEEKVDLSSSDKHK